Proteins encoded together in one Nitrospiraceae bacterium window:
- a CDS encoding glycosyltransferase family 2 protein — MIPLSVVIITKNEEKNIADALESVRDAAEIVIFDSFSTDKTLEICKKYTDKIFQKEWQGYAKQKQSAVDIAKNRWVLILDADERVTAELKNEIKNAIENDGFDGFYLPRKNFFLGKWIKHSGWWPDYTLRVFKKDSGHMEEREVHEKIILNGSAAYLKNHLEHYTYTSISEFIKKMDNYSSLSAREMEKNGVSAGIFDLTIKPLATFIKMFFIRMGFMDGLHGLILAVFYSYYTFLKYAKTWEMSKK; from the coding sequence TTGATCCCACTGTCAGTTGTGATCATTACAAAAAATGAAGAAAAAAATATAGCTGACGCTTTAGAAAGCGTAAGAGATGCCGCGGAGATAGTTATTTTTGATTCATTCAGCACAGATAAAACATTGGAGATATGTAAAAAATACACAGACAAAATTTTTCAAAAAGAATGGCAGGGATACGCAAAGCAAAAACAGTCTGCGGTAGATATTGCTAAGAACAGATGGGTTCTTATACTTGATGCGGATGAGCGAGTTACTGCTGAACTCAAAAATGAGATAAAAAATGCAATAGAAAATGATGGATTTGATGGGTTTTATCTTCCAAGAAAAAATTTTTTCTTGGGCAAGTGGATAAAACACAGCGGCTGGTGGCCTGATTATACCCTCAGAGTTTTCAAAAAAGATTCAGGACATATGGAAGAGCGGGAAGTTCATGAAAAAATAATTTTGAATGGCAGCGCTGCATACCTTAAAAACCATCTTGAGCACTATACTTATACCTCAATCTCGGAGTTTATAAAAAAAATGGATAATTATTCCTCTCTCAGCGCAAGAGAGATGGAAAAAAATGGGGTTTCAGCCGGAATTTTTGATTTGACAATAAAGCCCCTTGCCACATTCATCAAGATGTTTTTTATAAGAATGGGCTTTATGGATGGATTGCATGGATTGATACTTGCAGTATTTTACAGTTATTATACTTTCCTCAAATACGCAAAAACATGGGAAATGAGCAAAAAATAA
- a CDS encoding DUF3108 domain-containing protein, with amino-acid sequence MKNLEAKLKKYTAVGMILFVFAASSLICPNSASSFTIPEKFTYDITWTGIKAGTSTLEITETDEHIKIMSTAKSADWVSVFYTVEDRIESTLLKNPHIAFGAQPSHYRVKIREGRHRRDKEFVFRNDISKVTYIDYINNEKIVYDLPSFAFDTLASFYYLRTLRLEVGKSLHVTVFDNKKVWNVEVFVLKKEKIMTPKGMVDTLLVKPSMQSEGIFFKKGDVYIWVTDDEKRIPVKLSAKIAIGSVTATITGGMY; translated from the coding sequence ATGAAAAATCTAGAAGCAAAATTAAAAAAATATACTGCAGTTGGCATGATTTTATTTGTATTTGCCGCATCAAGCTTAATATGCCCTAACAGCGCATCTTCATTTACCATTCCGGAAAAATTTACATATGACATAACATGGACAGGCATAAAAGCCGGCACATCAACACTCGAAATAACAGAAACAGACGAGCATATCAAGATTATGAGCACTGCAAAATCTGCAGACTGGGTGTCTGTTTTCTACACGGTTGAAGACAGAATAGAAAGCACTCTGTTGAAAAATCCACATATAGCTTTCGGCGCACAGCCTTCTCATTACAGAGTGAAGATACGGGAGGGCAGACACAGAAGAGATAAAGAATTTGTTTTTAGAAACGATATCAGTAAAGTTACTTATATTGATTACATAAACAATGAAAAAATTGTCTACGATCTTCCGTCATTTGCCTTCGACACTCTTGCAAGCTTTTACTATCTTAGAACTCTTCGACTCGAAGTCGGGAAATCCCTTCACGTTACTGTTTTCGACAATAAAAAAGTCTGGAATGTTGAGGTTTTCGTGCTGAAAAAAGAAAAAATAATGACACCGAAGGGAATGGTAGATACTCTCCTCGTAAAGCCCTCTATGCAGTCTGAGGGAATTTTCTTCAAAAAAGGCGATGTCTATATATGGGTTACTGATGACGAAAAGAGAATTCCTGTCAAACTCTCTGCCAAAATAGCGATAGGCTCTGTCACAGCCACAATTACCGGAGGCATGTATTGA
- the hisA gene encoding 1-(5-phosphoribosyl)-5-[(5-phosphoribosylamino)methylideneamino]imidazole-4-carboxamide isomerase: MIVIPAIDLKQGQCVRLLQGKKEEVTVYSNSPAETARLWESCGAKLLHVVDLDGAFTGSQKNLDAIIEIRKAVSLDIEVGGGIRDIKKIDKLINIGVNRIILGTAVIENPDLFKEACKKYYGKILVGIDARNGKAAVKGWVEDTDFDAKKLARDSENSGAAGIIYTDISRDGMLTGPNIKAMLEMVDNVQIPVIASGGVSSLEDIKNLKQIKNLWGVIVGKAIYSGAVDLKEAIKIGAEGGI; the protein is encoded by the coding sequence ATGATCGTTATTCCTGCAATAGATTTGAAGCAAGGACAATGCGTAAGGCTTCTTCAGGGGAAAAAAGAAGAAGTTACTGTTTATTCAAATTCGCCTGCTGAAACAGCAAGACTATGGGAGTCCTGCGGAGCAAAACTTCTGCATGTTGTCGACCTTGACGGCGCATTCACAGGAAGTCAGAAAAATCTTGACGCAATCATAGAAATAAGAAAAGCAGTCTCTCTTGATATAGAAGTCGGCGGAGGAATCAGGGATATAAAAAAAATCGACAAACTGATAAATATCGGCGTCAACAGAATAATACTAGGCACTGCAGTAATAGAGAATCCTGATCTTTTTAAAGAAGCCTGCAAAAAATACTACGGTAAAATTCTTGTAGGGATAGACGCAAGAAATGGGAAGGCTGCTGTAAAAGGCTGGGTCGAGGATACTGATTTCGACGCAAAAAAACTTGCGAGAGATTCTGAGAACTCAGGAGCAGCAGGAATAATATACACAGATATTTCCAGAGACGGAATGCTCACAGGCCCGAATATAAAAGCAATGCTGGAAATGGTTGACAATGTTCAAATTCCCGTCATCGCATCAGGCGGAGTTTCGTCATTAGAAGACATTAAAAACCTCAAACAAATAAAAAATCTATGGGGAGTAATTGTCGGAAAAGCGATTTATTCAGGAGCAGTTGATTTAAAAGAAGCGATAAAAATTGGTGCCGAAGGCGGGATTTGA
- a CDS encoding alpha/beta hydrolase, whose protein sequence is MNNKVKRVFIASVIGIASGYLLLILFVYAFQDNMVYFPTKDIAKNPKNIGLKFENLTIETSDKVNISAWYIPAKNERGVVLFCHGNAGNISHRTDSILIFHDLRMSVLIFDYRGYGKSGGRPTEKGTYLDAEAAWDYLVKTKRISPKKILIFGRSLGSAVAAELASKHKAGALIIESGFKSIPELGQRLYPYLPVKLISRFQYSTIDKVKNINTPKLFIHSPQDEMIPFEHGLEIFYAAKGPKEFLEISGTHNEGFVISGKTYIDGLNKFISKHF, encoded by the coding sequence ATGAACAATAAAGTTAAAAGAGTATTTATAGCTTCTGTTATAGGAATTGCTTCAGGTTATCTTCTGCTAATATTATTTGTTTATGCATTCCAGGACAATATGGTTTATTTCCCAACTAAAGATATAGCGAAAAACCCTAAAAATATCGGCCTGAAATTTGAGAACCTTACAATAGAAACAAGCGACAAAGTGAACATTTCAGCTTGGTATATTCCGGCTAAGAATGAAAGGGGAGTTGTTCTTTTCTGTCACGGCAATGCTGGAAATATCTCGCACAGGACCGATTCAATACTCATATTCCATGATCTGCGAATGAGCGTGCTTATTTTTGATTACAGGGGTTACGGGAAAAGCGGGGGCAGACCAACAGAGAAGGGGACATATTTGGACGCAGAAGCGGCATGGGATTATCTTGTTAAAACAAAACGTATATCTCCTAAAAAAATTCTTATTTTCGGCAGATCACTGGGAAGCGCTGTTGCTGCTGAACTTGCCTCAAAGCATAAGGCAGGTGCATTGATTATTGAATCAGGATTCAAATCCATACCTGAACTGGGGCAAAGGCTTTATCCGTACCTGCCTGTAAAACTCATATCACGTTTTCAATATTCCACAATAGATAAAGTCAAAAACATAAACACTCCCAAGCTTTTTATCCACAGCCCGCAGGATGAGATGATACCATTCGAACACGGCTTAGAGATTTTTTATGCTGCAAAAGGACCCAAGGAATTTCTCGAGATATCAGGAACTCATAATGAAGGTTTTGTAATATCAGGAAAGACTTATATCGATGGGCTTAATAAATTTATTTCAAAACATTTTTAA
- a CDS encoding 4Fe-4S binding protein, which produces MKNLRRITQGLFLLVFIFLFLQTESKGRDELGYPVKIFLDFDPLISITTLLSNHSVAEGFYLSIITIIATLLLGRVFCGWVCPLGTLNNIIGSLKKYNPKTKPLNWHKIKYYILIFLITSSVFTLQLSGILDPLSLLIRSFSVSIYPIFNYSVSAFFDAIYNLNISGLSSISEPVFSVLKKTLLSFQQPFYLQAAFVGGIFIFILGLNLFEKRFWCRYFCPLGALLGILSRFSILKRSVSEGCNSCGACGSVCQGNASPDQKEKWRDAECYYCWNCDDICPQNAVSFGFKGRKASASMDLGRRRVVTSMITGISVLPFLRQNPFLNSGHYKQDLIRPPGSLEEKDFLQKCVKCGECMKVCITNGLQPTFLEAGFEGIWSPILVPRIGYCEYRCTLCGQVCPTGAIKKLDLKEKAKIKIGLAMIDKGRCLPHAHATPCIVCEEVCPTPKKAIWFEKTKVRDRNRKEILIQQPRVDLDLCIGCGICETKCPVVDKPAIYVTSIGESRSKENQVLLK; this is translated from the coding sequence ATGAAGAATCTGCGCAGGATAACACAAGGTTTATTTTTACTTGTCTTTATTTTTCTTTTTCTCCAGACAGAATCTAAGGGCAGGGATGAACTTGGCTATCCTGTAAAAATATTCCTCGACTTCGACCCTCTGATATCCATAACAACTTTGTTGTCGAATCATTCTGTTGCCGAAGGTTTTTATCTCTCGATAATCACAATAATCGCAACACTTCTGCTCGGAAGGGTTTTCTGCGGATGGGTCTGTCCTTTGGGCACTTTGAACAACATCATAGGCTCTCTCAAAAAGTATAATCCAAAAACAAAACCTCTTAATTGGCATAAAATTAAATATTATATTCTGATATTTTTAATCACATCATCTGTTTTCACTTTGCAGCTCTCAGGGATTCTGGATCCGCTCTCTCTGCTCATAAGGTCATTTTCAGTGAGCATATATCCGATATTTAATTATTCTGTAAGCGCATTCTTTGACGCTATATATAATCTAAACATCAGCGGACTATCTTCGATTTCAGAACCAGTATTCTCAGTTCTTAAAAAAACCCTGCTCTCATTCCAGCAGCCTTTTTATCTTCAGGCAGCGTTCGTTGGCGGGATATTTATTTTTATTCTTGGTCTTAATCTTTTTGAAAAAAGATTCTGGTGCAGATATTTCTGTCCTCTTGGAGCGCTGCTCGGAATTCTTTCGAGATTTTCCATTCTAAAAAGATCTGTGAGCGAAGGATGCAACTCATGCGGCGCATGCGGCAGTGTGTGTCAGGGCAATGCCTCGCCTGATCAAAAAGAAAAATGGAGGGATGCAGAGTGCTACTACTGTTGGAACTGCGACGATATATGCCCTCAAAATGCAGTGAGCTTTGGATTCAAAGGCAGGAAGGCATCAGCATCAATGGATTTAGGAAGAAGAAGAGTGGTTACATCAATGATTACAGGAATCTCTGTTCTGCCTTTTCTCAGACAGAATCCGTTTTTAAATTCAGGCCATTATAAACAGGATTTAATAAGACCTCCCGGTTCTCTTGAAGAAAAAGATTTTCTTCAAAAATGCGTAAAATGCGGCGAATGTATGAAGGTCTGCATCACAAACGGACTTCAACCGACTTTTTTGGAAGCAGGGTTTGAAGGGATATGGTCTCCGATTCTTGTGCCGCGGATTGGATACTGCGAATACAGATGCACTCTGTGCGGACAGGTCTGCCCAACAGGCGCGATAAAAAAATTGGATTTAAAAGAAAAAGCGAAGATAAAAATAGGTCTTGCTATGATAGACAAAGGCAGATGCCTGCCTCATGCACATGCAACTCCATGCATCGTGTGCGAAGAAGTCTGTCCTACTCCTAAAAAAGCAATATGGTTTGAAAAAACAAAGGTCAGAGACAGAAACAGAAAGGAGATTCTTATTCAACAGCCGAGAGTTGACCTTGATCTCTGCATTGGCTGCGGAATCTGCGAGACAAAGTGTCCTGTTGTTGATAAACCTGCGATATATGTGACAAGCATCGGAGAGTCCCGTTCAAAAGAAAATCAGGTCTTGCTTAAATAA